GCACCGCGGCAGGTTAGCAGCACTTCTGAGGAAGATGTGGGCGTTGTTGAAATTTTGACGCATCCGCAGCTGAGGTGCGCGGCGCCGGCCGACTGTACTGACCGAGCGCCGTGGGGCGCTGTCGTCGTTGCCGGGGAGGGAAGTTTGCCCAACCTTCGGGATTCTGCAAACTTACGCGGTCGTCAGTGGATACACTGCCCGCGAGCTAGGCCGGGATTCACGCGTCCCCGGTGTCGTTTTGTGCAGGACGCGCACGCGAACTGAAGGGCTGGGTCCGCTGTGGCTGAAGGCGTGTTCGGACGTAGCGACGCCGAGATCGACCTCATGGTCCGCGGCATGCGGTCCGGGATCGCCGTCGTCGGCTTCGGTTACATCGGAACGGTGATCGGAGCCGTGCTCGCCGATCGCGGTTGGCCGGTGACCGGGATCGACGTGAGGCAGAGTGTTGTCGACGAGATCAATCTGGGAAAGACCACCGTGCCAGAGCCGGGGTTGGGCGAGATCGTCGCCAACAACGTGCGGGTCGGCCGGCTTCGCGCCACGACCGATTTCGATGCGATTGCCGAGAATGGGTTCGTTATCGTCACCGTCGGGACGCCACTTGGCCCCGACTATGAACCCATTGTTGACGACATCGAGGCTGCTGCCCGCGCCGTCGGGGCGAACCTGCGCAAAGGCCACCTCATCGTCCTGAAGAGCACAGTGCCACCCGACACCACCGAAAAGTTGTTCAAGCCGATTCTCGAAGAGGTCTCGGGGCTAAAGGCTGGAGTCGATTTCGGACTCGCGTTCTGCCCGGAGCGAATCGCCGAGGGCCAGGCCATCAAAGAACTGACGTCGATCCCGATCGTGGTCGGTGCCGTCGACGAACTCAGTGCCCGGGCATGTTCGACACTCTTCCGACACGCGCTGGGAGTGGAATCGATCATCGTCGACGATCCCCGGACCGCTGAGATGGTCAAGCTCGTGGACAACCTCTGGATCGACCTAAATGTAGCGATGGCCAACGAGATGGCCAAGGTCTGCGACCGGCTCGGTATGGATGCACTACAGGTTATTCACGCCGCAAACTCGATGCCGAAGGGAAGTCACAACGTCAACATCCTCATGCCCAGCATGGGTGTTGGTGGCTACTGCCTGACCAAGGATCCGTGGTTCGTGAATCACCTCGGTGAGTCGCTCGGGCTGGAGTTGTCGATTCCGCGAACCTCGCGGACCGTCAACGACGCCATGCCCGCCTATACCTACGGGCTGCTCAAACAACTGCTCGACGATCAGGGCAAGACCATCGAGGACAGCACGATCGCGGTATTGGGCATCGCCTTCAAGAACAACACGGGTGACTGTCGGCTCACGCCAACTAAATACGTCGTTGAGTTGCTCGAGGCGTCCGGCTGCGCTTTGACGATTCACGACCCGTGGGTAATGGGAGAGGAAGCCCACATGGTCACCAAGATTCCGTTGACGGCGGACATCGAATCCGCCGTCCACGGCGCCGACGCTCTGGTGGTGCTGGCGGGGCACCGCGAATTCCATCAGATTCCACTGGCGCGGCTGGCGGAACTGACGGCTACCGGTTGTGTGTTCCTGGACGGCAGGAACAGCTTCGATCCGGCAGCGGCGCGTGCTGCAGGCTTTGTTTACAAAGGGATCGGCCGGTAGGTGACATTCGGCCGTCACCCATACCCGAAATTGGGAGAGTAAAGGGATGTCCAACGTTGTCGTGACCGGCGGCTACGGCTTCATCGGATCACACCTGGTGTCTGCCCTGCTGGACCGGGGAGACACTGTCACGGTTTTCGACTTCGCGAAGAACACTCGCGATACGAGCATCGACTTCGACCGGCACGCCAACTTCCGGTTCGTGCAGGGCGATGTGACCGATCTGGCCGCACTCGGACAAGCCTTGACCCCCTCTGTGGATACGGTGTTCCACCTGGCTGCGGTGGTCGGCGTCAAGAACTACATGCAGGATCCGCTGCAGGTCCTCGACGTCAACGTGATCGGCACTCGTAACGTCCTCGAGCTGAGCCAGCGGCACGGCACCCGCGTGGTGTTCGCCAGTACTTCCGAGGTGTTCGGGAAGAACCCCAACCCCCCGTGGGCTGAGGACGACGATCGCGTCCTCGGGTCGACGCGCACTGCCCGCTGGAGCTATAGCACGAGTAAAGGGATGGCCGAGCATCTTGTCTTCGCGATGCATGCCGCCTACGGGCTGCCGGTGACAGTGGTGCGTTATTTCAATGTCTATGGACCGCGGCAGAATCCGATCTTCGTGATCTCGCAGTCCGTGCACCGGATCCTCAACGGGCGGCAGCCCTTGCTCTATGACTCGGGCAACCAGACCCGCTGCTTCACCTATGTCGACGACGCGATAGCCGGCACCCTGCTCGCGGCCGAGAGTGATGCGGCAATCGGCGAGGCCTTCAACATCGGAAGCATGACGGAGACCACGATGAGTCACGCCGTCGACCTGGCCATCAAAATCGCCGACATCGACGGCGTGTCCGACCCCGAAACTGTTGACACTACAGCAGTTTACGGTCGCCACTACGAGGACATCCCGCGCCGCATCCCGGACTCCACCAAGGCGCAACACGAATTGGGTTGGCGTCTGGAGGTCGACGTCGAAGAGGGCATCCGCCGCACCATCGAGTGGGCGCGAGCCAACCAGTGGTATCTCCAAGAACCCCCGGAGAAAGCCTAGGAACCGGGTTGGGCACAAACGACGAAGTTGATGGCGCGGCCGAAGTGGTCAGTCGCCGATCCGGGCGCTTCCGAAT
This is a stretch of genomic DNA from Mycobacterium sp. ELW1. It encodes these proteins:
- a CDS encoding nucleotide sugar dehydrogenase, whose translation is MFGRSDAEIDLMVRGMRSGIAVVGFGYIGTVIGAVLADRGWPVTGIDVRQSVVDEINLGKTTVPEPGLGEIVANNVRVGRLRATTDFDAIAENGFVIVTVGTPLGPDYEPIVDDIEAAARAVGANLRKGHLIVLKSTVPPDTTEKLFKPILEEVSGLKAGVDFGLAFCPERIAEGQAIKELTSIPIVVGAVDELSARACSTLFRHALGVESIIVDDPRTAEMVKLVDNLWIDLNVAMANEMAKVCDRLGMDALQVIHAANSMPKGSHNVNILMPSMGVGGYCLTKDPWFVNHLGESLGLELSIPRTSRTVNDAMPAYTYGLLKQLLDDQGKTIEDSTIAVLGIAFKNNTGDCRLTPTKYVVELLEASGCALTIHDPWVMGEEAHMVTKIPLTADIESAVHGADALVVLAGHREFHQIPLARLAELTATGCVFLDGRNSFDPAAARAAGFVYKGIGR
- a CDS encoding GDP-mannose 4,6-dehydratase codes for the protein MSNVVVTGGYGFIGSHLVSALLDRGDTVTVFDFAKNTRDTSIDFDRHANFRFVQGDVTDLAALGQALTPSVDTVFHLAAVVGVKNYMQDPLQVLDVNVIGTRNVLELSQRHGTRVVFASTSEVFGKNPNPPWAEDDDRVLGSTRTARWSYSTSKGMAEHLVFAMHAAYGLPVTVVRYFNVYGPRQNPIFVISQSVHRILNGRQPLLYDSGNQTRCFTYVDDAIAGTLLAAESDAAIGEAFNIGSMTETTMSHAVDLAIKIADIDGVSDPETVDTTAVYGRHYEDIPRRIPDSTKAQHELGWRLEVDVEEGIRRTIEWARANQWYLQEPPEKA